Proteins from a genomic interval of Phlebotomus papatasi isolate M1 chromosome 3, Ppap_2.1, whole genome shotgun sequence:
- the LOC129806331 gene encoding serine/threonine-protein kinase tousled-like 2 isoform X5, with amino-acid sequence MFSACCLYMSAGTQLQMAPQTTIVQQQGGQTTVHNQDSNMSTGSSHSDKELESGGGGGGGGATVAPDKLPRTPSERKRKRKAECDNGSGPGGGGGVGGGGNGGNGGVTSGPPAVTNSKGPRMTLPLSDSKKINDYFHSKHPSSSPHRQHTGAKSPSPQHGSYPMFPPSPQPPLTSLSGGVQDIFKMRQAPASTIVPPSPLQSLPQCPPPAQQAPCPPPTVSKATQTDWSSQDIQERDTDLETSKIKIDELTRQSDEHKCQISAQLKVIEQHKSHINKCIDVVKKLLKEKSNIEKKEARQKCMQNRLRLGQFVTQRVGATFQENWTDGYAFQELARRQEEISTEREEIDRQKKMLTKKRPSNAESGRKRNNSSTSSASSSGVSSGNSSGSSTASSSTLHNGSDATFVKPEPVSGGYTLQEYYECDEILKLRQNALKKEDADLQLEMEKLERERNLHIRELKRIHNEDQSRFNNHPVLNDRYLLLMLLGKGGFSEVHKAFDLKEQRYVACKVHQLNKDWKEDKKANYIKHALREYNIHKALDHPRVVKLYDVFEIDANSFCTVLEYCDGHDLDFYLKQHKTIPEREARSIIMQVVSALKYLNEIKPPVIHYDLKPGNILLTEGNVCGEIKITDFGLSKVMDEENYNPDHGMDLTSQGAGTYWYLPPECFVVGKNPPKISSKVDVWSVGVIFYQCLYGKKPFGHNQSQATILEENTILKATEVQFSNKPTVSNEAKSFIRGCLAYRKEDRMDVFALARHEYLQPPVPKHGRQANQQQQQQQQAQQQQQSGSGSQASQQPGQTSFSVGMFGNLNQSSSS; translated from the exons ATGTTCAGCGCATGTTGTTTGTAT ATGTCCGCTGGCACGCAACTGCAGATGGCACCGCAGACGACAATAGTGCAGCAACAAGGTGGCCAGACAACAGTACATAACCAGGACTCGAACATGAGCACTGGATCGTCTCACAGTGACAAAGAGCTGGAGTCTGGTGGCGGAGGTGGAGGTGGTGGTGCGACAGTGGCGCCGGATAAGCTGCCCCGGACACCATCCGAGAGGAAGAGAAAGCGAAAAGCCGAATGTGATAATGGAAGTGGTCCAGGCGGAGGTGGTGGTGTCGGGGGTGGTGGGAATGGTGGAAATGGTGGTGTGACGAGTGGTCCGCCAGCGGTGACGAACAGCAAGGGTCCACGGATGACACTGCCATTGTCGGATAGTAAGAAAATCAACGACTACTTTCACAGTAAACATCCGAGTAGTAGTCCGCACAGGCAGCATACGGGAGCCAAAAGTCCATCACCGCAGCATGGGAGTTATCCTATGTTTCCACCTAGTCCGCAGCCGCCGCTAACGAGTCTGAGTGGTGGTGTCCAGGATATCTTTAAGATGCGCCAGGCACCCGCCTCCACCATTGTCCCGCCGTCGCCGTTGCAAAGTCTGCCGCAGTGTCCACCGCCAGCGCAACAGGCTCCCTGTCCCCCGCCCACAGTATCCAAGGCCACACAGACGGACTGGTCATCGCAGGATATTCAGGAGCGGGATACGGATTTGGAGACGAGCAAAATCAAAATAGATGAGCTAACAAGGCAGTCCGATGAGCACAAGTGTCAGATATCGGCACAGCTGAAGGTGATAGAGCAGCATAAGTCGCACATAAACAAGTGCATCGATGTGGTGAAGAAGTTGCTGAAGGAGAAGAGTAATATTGAGAAGAAGGAGGCACGTCAGAAATGCATGCAGAATCGCCTGAGGCTAGGGCAATTTGTGACGCAACGTGTTGGGGCGACGTTTCAGGAGAATTGGACGGATGGGTATGCGTTTCAGGAGTTGGCACGACGGCAGGAGGAAATTTCCACAGAACGCGAAGAGATTGACAGGCAAAAGAAGATGTTGACGAAGAAGAGACCATCGAATGCTGAAAGTGGGCGAAAAAGGAATAATTCATCGACGTCATCAGCCAGTAGCAGTGGTGTTAGTTCGGGAAATAGTTCAGGAAGTTCGACGGCATCATCGTCAACATTGCACAATGGTAGCGATGCTACATTTGTGAAACCGGAACCCGTTTCCGGTGGTTATACACTCCAGGAGTACTATGAATGTGATGAAATACTGAAATTGCGGCAGAATGCCCTCAAAAAGGAGGATGCCGATCTTCAACTTGAGATGGAAAAATTAGAACGTGAACGGAATCTGCACATTCGCGAATTAAAGCGAATTCACAACGAGGATCAG tCACGCTTCAACAATCATCCGGTGCTCAACGATCGGTATCTACTGTTAATGCTACTCGGAAAGGGTGGCTTCTCTGAGGTGCATAAAGCATTTGACCTTAAGGAGCAGCGCTATGTGGCTTGCAAAGTCCACCAACTGAACAAAGACTGGAAAGAAGACAAGAAGGCTAATTACATTAA GCATGCACTGCGAGAATACAATATTCACAAGGCGTTGGATCATCCGCGAGTTGTGAAATTGTACGATGTGTTCGAAATAGATGCCAACTCCTTTTGCACTGTACTAGAATACTGTGATGGTCACGATTTGGACTTCTATCTGAAGCAGCACAAGACGATACCGGAAAGAGAAGCGAGATCTATCATAATGCAG GTTGTTTCAGCGTTGAAGTACCTAAATGAAATCAAACCACCAGTCATCCATTATGACTTGAAGCCAGGAAATATCCTCCTGACGGAAGGGAATGTTTGTGGAGAGATTAAAATCACAGATTTTGGACTGTCTAAGGTTATGGATGAGGAAAACTACAATCCTGACCATGGCATGGATTTAACGTCACAGGGAGCAGGAACGTATTG GTACTTGCCTCCAGAGTGTTTTGTAGTTGGTAAAAATCCACCGAAAATATCATCCAAAGTCGATGTGTGGAGTGTTGGTGTGATATTCTATCAGTGTTTGTATGGCAAAAAGCCATTTGGGCACAATCAGTCTCAAGCGACCATTCTCGAGGAGAATACCATCCTGAAGGCGACTGAAGTTCAATTCTCGAACAAACCCACAGTTTCCAATGAGGCCAAG AGTTTCATCCGGGGTTGCCTGGCGTACAGAAAGGAGGATCGAATGGATGTATTTGCGCTGGCGAGGCATGAGTATCTTCAACCACCGGTGCCAAAACACGGCCGACAGGCAaatcagcagcagcagcagcaacagcaggcacagcagcagcagcaatcGGGATCGGGATCTCAGGCATCCCAGCAGCCTGGTCAGACGTCATTCTCCGTAGGCATGTTTGGCAATTTGAACCAATCTAGCTCATCTTAG
- the LOC129806331 gene encoding serine/threonine-protein kinase tousled-like 2 isoform X4 — MAAFTIQRFRMSAGTQLQMAPQTTIVQQQGGQTTVHNQDSNMSTGSSHSDKELESGGGGGGGGATVAPDKLPRTPSERKRKRKAECDNGSGPGGGGGVGGGGNGGNGGVTSGPPAVTNSKGPRMTLPLSDSKKINDYFHSKHPSSSPHRQHTGAKSPSPQHGSYPMFPPSPQPPLTSLSGGVQDIFKMRQAPASTIVPPSPLQSLPQCPPPAQQAPCPPPTVSKATQTDWSSQDIQERDTDLETSKIKIDELTRQSDEHKCQISAQLKVIEQHKSHINKCIDVVKKLLKEKSNIEKKEARQKCMQNRLRLGQFVTQRVGATFQENWTDGYAFQELARRQEEISTEREEIDRQKKMLTKKRPSNAESGRKRNNSSTSSASSSGVSSGNSSGSSTASSSTLHNGSDATFVKPEPVSGGYTLQEYYECDEILKLRQNALKKEDADLQLEMEKLERERNLHIRELKRIHNEDQSRFNNHPVLNDRYLLLMLLGKGGFSEVHKAFDLKEQRYVACKVHQLNKDWKEDKKANYIKHALREYNIHKALDHPRVVKLYDVFEIDANSFCTVLEYCDGHDLDFYLKQHKTIPEREARSIIMQVVSALKYLNEIKPPVIHYDLKPGNILLTEGNVCGEIKITDFGLSKVMDEENYNPDHGMDLTSQGAGTYWYLPPECFVVGKNPPKISSKVDVWSVGVIFYQCLYGKKPFGHNQSQATILEENTILKATEVQFSNKPTVSNEAKSFIRGCLAYRKEDRMDVFALARHEYLQPPVPKHGRQANQQQQQQQQAQQQQQSGSGSQASQQPGQTSFSVGMFGNLNQSSSS; from the exons ATGTCCGCTGGCACGCAACTGCAGATGGCACCGCAGACGACAATAGTGCAGCAACAAGGTGGCCAGACAACAGTACATAACCAGGACTCGAACATGAGCACTGGATCGTCTCACAGTGACAAAGAGCTGGAGTCTGGTGGCGGAGGTGGAGGTGGTGGTGCGACAGTGGCGCCGGATAAGCTGCCCCGGACACCATCCGAGAGGAAGAGAAAGCGAAAAGCCGAATGTGATAATGGAAGTGGTCCAGGCGGAGGTGGTGGTGTCGGGGGTGGTGGGAATGGTGGAAATGGTGGTGTGACGAGTGGTCCGCCAGCGGTGACGAACAGCAAGGGTCCACGGATGACACTGCCATTGTCGGATAGTAAGAAAATCAACGACTACTTTCACAGTAAACATCCGAGTAGTAGTCCGCACAGGCAGCATACGGGAGCCAAAAGTCCATCACCGCAGCATGGGAGTTATCCTATGTTTCCACCTAGTCCGCAGCCGCCGCTAACGAGTCTGAGTGGTGGTGTCCAGGATATCTTTAAGATGCGCCAGGCACCCGCCTCCACCATTGTCCCGCCGTCGCCGTTGCAAAGTCTGCCGCAGTGTCCACCGCCAGCGCAACAGGCTCCCTGTCCCCCGCCCACAGTATCCAAGGCCACACAGACGGACTGGTCATCGCAGGATATTCAGGAGCGGGATACGGATTTGGAGACGAGCAAAATCAAAATAGATGAGCTAACAAGGCAGTCCGATGAGCACAAGTGTCAGATATCGGCACAGCTGAAGGTGATAGAGCAGCATAAGTCGCACATAAACAAGTGCATCGATGTGGTGAAGAAGTTGCTGAAGGAGAAGAGTAATATTGAGAAGAAGGAGGCACGTCAGAAATGCATGCAGAATCGCCTGAGGCTAGGGCAATTTGTGACGCAACGTGTTGGGGCGACGTTTCAGGAGAATTGGACGGATGGGTATGCGTTTCAGGAGTTGGCACGACGGCAGGAGGAAATTTCCACAGAACGCGAAGAGATTGACAGGCAAAAGAAGATGTTGACGAAGAAGAGACCATCGAATGCTGAAAGTGGGCGAAAAAGGAATAATTCATCGACGTCATCAGCCAGTAGCAGTGGTGTTAGTTCGGGAAATAGTTCAGGAAGTTCGACGGCATCATCGTCAACATTGCACAATGGTAGCGATGCTACATTTGTGAAACCGGAACCCGTTTCCGGTGGTTATACACTCCAGGAGTACTATGAATGTGATGAAATACTGAAATTGCGGCAGAATGCCCTCAAAAAGGAGGATGCCGATCTTCAACTTGAGATGGAAAAATTAGAACGTGAACGGAATCTGCACATTCGCGAATTAAAGCGAATTCACAACGAGGATCAG tCACGCTTCAACAATCATCCGGTGCTCAACGATCGGTATCTACTGTTAATGCTACTCGGAAAGGGTGGCTTCTCTGAGGTGCATAAAGCATTTGACCTTAAGGAGCAGCGCTATGTGGCTTGCAAAGTCCACCAACTGAACAAAGACTGGAAAGAAGACAAGAAGGCTAATTACATTAA GCATGCACTGCGAGAATACAATATTCACAAGGCGTTGGATCATCCGCGAGTTGTGAAATTGTACGATGTGTTCGAAATAGATGCCAACTCCTTTTGCACTGTACTAGAATACTGTGATGGTCACGATTTGGACTTCTATCTGAAGCAGCACAAGACGATACCGGAAAGAGAAGCGAGATCTATCATAATGCAG GTTGTTTCAGCGTTGAAGTACCTAAATGAAATCAAACCACCAGTCATCCATTATGACTTGAAGCCAGGAAATATCCTCCTGACGGAAGGGAATGTTTGTGGAGAGATTAAAATCACAGATTTTGGACTGTCTAAGGTTATGGATGAGGAAAACTACAATCCTGACCATGGCATGGATTTAACGTCACAGGGAGCAGGAACGTATTG GTACTTGCCTCCAGAGTGTTTTGTAGTTGGTAAAAATCCACCGAAAATATCATCCAAAGTCGATGTGTGGAGTGTTGGTGTGATATTCTATCAGTGTTTGTATGGCAAAAAGCCATTTGGGCACAATCAGTCTCAAGCGACCATTCTCGAGGAGAATACCATCCTGAAGGCGACTGAAGTTCAATTCTCGAACAAACCCACAGTTTCCAATGAGGCCAAG AGTTTCATCCGGGGTTGCCTGGCGTACAGAAAGGAGGATCGAATGGATGTATTTGCGCTGGCGAGGCATGAGTATCTTCAACCACCGGTGCCAAAACACGGCCGACAGGCAaatcagcagcagcagcagcaacagcaggcacagcagcagcagcaatcGGGATCGGGATCTCAGGCATCCCAGCAGCCTGGTCAGACGTCATTCTCCGTAGGCATGTTTGGCAATTTGAACCAATCTAGCTCATCTTAG
- the LOC129806331 gene encoding serine/threonine-protein kinase tousled-like 2 isoform X1: MTDRRRYSGGGAAVKMEHFQAALDPRKQELLEARFLGARMSAGTQLQMAPQTTIVQQQGGQTTVHNQDSNMSTGSSHSDKELESGGGGGGGGATVAPDKLPRTPSERKRKRKAECDNGSGPGGGGGVGGGGNGGNGGVTSGPPAVTNSKGPRMTLPLSDSKKINDYFHSKHPSSSPHRQHTGAKSPSPQHGSYPMFPPSPQPPLTSLSGGVQDIFKMRQAPASTIVPPSPLQSLPQCPPPAQQAPCPPPTVSKATQTDWSSQDIQERDTDLETSKIKIDELTRQSDEHKCQISAQLKVIEQHKSHINKCIDVVKKLLKEKSNIEKKEARQKCMQNRLRLGQFVTQRVGATFQENWTDGYAFQELARRQEEISTEREEIDRQKKMLTKKRPSNAESGRKRNNSSTSSASSSGVSSGNSSGSSTASSSTLHNGSDATFVKPEPVSGGYTLQEYYECDEILKLRQNALKKEDADLQLEMEKLERERNLHIRELKRIHNEDQSRFNNHPVLNDRYLLLMLLGKGGFSEVHKAFDLKEQRYVACKVHQLNKDWKEDKKANYIKHALREYNIHKALDHPRVVKLYDVFEIDANSFCTVLEYCDGHDLDFYLKQHKTIPEREARSIIMQVVSALKYLNEIKPPVIHYDLKPGNILLTEGNVCGEIKITDFGLSKVMDEENYNPDHGMDLTSQGAGTYWYLPPECFVVGKNPPKISSKVDVWSVGVIFYQCLYGKKPFGHNQSQATILEENTILKATEVQFSNKPTVSNEAKSFIRGCLAYRKEDRMDVFALARHEYLQPPVPKHGRQANQQQQQQQQAQQQQQSGSGSQASQQPGQTSFSVGMFGNLNQSSSS; this comes from the exons ATGTCCGCTGGCACGCAACTGCAGATGGCACCGCAGACGACAATAGTGCAGCAACAAGGTGGCCAGACAACAGTACATAACCAGGACTCGAACATGAGCACTGGATCGTCTCACAGTGACAAAGAGCTGGAGTCTGGTGGCGGAGGTGGAGGTGGTGGTGCGACAGTGGCGCCGGATAAGCTGCCCCGGACACCATCCGAGAGGAAGAGAAAGCGAAAAGCCGAATGTGATAATGGAAGTGGTCCAGGCGGAGGTGGTGGTGTCGGGGGTGGTGGGAATGGTGGAAATGGTGGTGTGACGAGTGGTCCGCCAGCGGTGACGAACAGCAAGGGTCCACGGATGACACTGCCATTGTCGGATAGTAAGAAAATCAACGACTACTTTCACAGTAAACATCCGAGTAGTAGTCCGCACAGGCAGCATACGGGAGCCAAAAGTCCATCACCGCAGCATGGGAGTTATCCTATGTTTCCACCTAGTCCGCAGCCGCCGCTAACGAGTCTGAGTGGTGGTGTCCAGGATATCTTTAAGATGCGCCAGGCACCCGCCTCCACCATTGTCCCGCCGTCGCCGTTGCAAAGTCTGCCGCAGTGTCCACCGCCAGCGCAACAGGCTCCCTGTCCCCCGCCCACAGTATCCAAGGCCACACAGACGGACTGGTCATCGCAGGATATTCAGGAGCGGGATACGGATTTGGAGACGAGCAAAATCAAAATAGATGAGCTAACAAGGCAGTCCGATGAGCACAAGTGTCAGATATCGGCACAGCTGAAGGTGATAGAGCAGCATAAGTCGCACATAAACAAGTGCATCGATGTGGTGAAGAAGTTGCTGAAGGAGAAGAGTAATATTGAGAAGAAGGAGGCACGTCAGAAATGCATGCAGAATCGCCTGAGGCTAGGGCAATTTGTGACGCAACGTGTTGGGGCGACGTTTCAGGAGAATTGGACGGATGGGTATGCGTTTCAGGAGTTGGCACGACGGCAGGAGGAAATTTCCACAGAACGCGAAGAGATTGACAGGCAAAAGAAGATGTTGACGAAGAAGAGACCATCGAATGCTGAAAGTGGGCGAAAAAGGAATAATTCATCGACGTCATCAGCCAGTAGCAGTGGTGTTAGTTCGGGAAATAGTTCAGGAAGTTCGACGGCATCATCGTCAACATTGCACAATGGTAGCGATGCTACATTTGTGAAACCGGAACCCGTTTCCGGTGGTTATACACTCCAGGAGTACTATGAATGTGATGAAATACTGAAATTGCGGCAGAATGCCCTCAAAAAGGAGGATGCCGATCTTCAACTTGAGATGGAAAAATTAGAACGTGAACGGAATCTGCACATTCGCGAATTAAAGCGAATTCACAACGAGGATCAG tCACGCTTCAACAATCATCCGGTGCTCAACGATCGGTATCTACTGTTAATGCTACTCGGAAAGGGTGGCTTCTCTGAGGTGCATAAAGCATTTGACCTTAAGGAGCAGCGCTATGTGGCTTGCAAAGTCCACCAACTGAACAAAGACTGGAAAGAAGACAAGAAGGCTAATTACATTAA GCATGCACTGCGAGAATACAATATTCACAAGGCGTTGGATCATCCGCGAGTTGTGAAATTGTACGATGTGTTCGAAATAGATGCCAACTCCTTTTGCACTGTACTAGAATACTGTGATGGTCACGATTTGGACTTCTATCTGAAGCAGCACAAGACGATACCGGAAAGAGAAGCGAGATCTATCATAATGCAG GTTGTTTCAGCGTTGAAGTACCTAAATGAAATCAAACCACCAGTCATCCATTATGACTTGAAGCCAGGAAATATCCTCCTGACGGAAGGGAATGTTTGTGGAGAGATTAAAATCACAGATTTTGGACTGTCTAAGGTTATGGATGAGGAAAACTACAATCCTGACCATGGCATGGATTTAACGTCACAGGGAGCAGGAACGTATTG GTACTTGCCTCCAGAGTGTTTTGTAGTTGGTAAAAATCCACCGAAAATATCATCCAAAGTCGATGTGTGGAGTGTTGGTGTGATATTCTATCAGTGTTTGTATGGCAAAAAGCCATTTGGGCACAATCAGTCTCAAGCGACCATTCTCGAGGAGAATACCATCCTGAAGGCGACTGAAGTTCAATTCTCGAACAAACCCACAGTTTCCAATGAGGCCAAG AGTTTCATCCGGGGTTGCCTGGCGTACAGAAAGGAGGATCGAATGGATGTATTTGCGCTGGCGAGGCATGAGTATCTTCAACCACCGGTGCCAAAACACGGCCGACAGGCAaatcagcagcagcagcagcaacagcaggcacagcagcagcagcaatcGGGATCGGGATCTCAGGCATCCCAGCAGCCTGGTCAGACGTCATTCTCCGTAGGCATGTTTGGCAATTTGAACCAATCTAGCTCATCTTAG
- the LOC129806331 gene encoding serine/threonine-protein kinase tousled-like 2 isoform X3: MPPDEMVNIPFDSGFQISQEMSAGTQLQMAPQTTIVQQQGGQTTVHNQDSNMSTGSSHSDKELESGGGGGGGGATVAPDKLPRTPSERKRKRKAECDNGSGPGGGGGVGGGGNGGNGGVTSGPPAVTNSKGPRMTLPLSDSKKINDYFHSKHPSSSPHRQHTGAKSPSPQHGSYPMFPPSPQPPLTSLSGGVQDIFKMRQAPASTIVPPSPLQSLPQCPPPAQQAPCPPPTVSKATQTDWSSQDIQERDTDLETSKIKIDELTRQSDEHKCQISAQLKVIEQHKSHINKCIDVVKKLLKEKSNIEKKEARQKCMQNRLRLGQFVTQRVGATFQENWTDGYAFQELARRQEEISTEREEIDRQKKMLTKKRPSNAESGRKRNNSSTSSASSSGVSSGNSSGSSTASSSTLHNGSDATFVKPEPVSGGYTLQEYYECDEILKLRQNALKKEDADLQLEMEKLERERNLHIRELKRIHNEDQSRFNNHPVLNDRYLLLMLLGKGGFSEVHKAFDLKEQRYVACKVHQLNKDWKEDKKANYIKHALREYNIHKALDHPRVVKLYDVFEIDANSFCTVLEYCDGHDLDFYLKQHKTIPEREARSIIMQVVSALKYLNEIKPPVIHYDLKPGNILLTEGNVCGEIKITDFGLSKVMDEENYNPDHGMDLTSQGAGTYWYLPPECFVVGKNPPKISSKVDVWSVGVIFYQCLYGKKPFGHNQSQATILEENTILKATEVQFSNKPTVSNEAKSFIRGCLAYRKEDRMDVFALARHEYLQPPVPKHGRQANQQQQQQQQAQQQQQSGSGSQASQQPGQTSFSVGMFGNLNQSSSS; the protein is encoded by the exons ATGCCTCCGGATGAAATGGTGAATATCCCCTTCGACTCTGGCTTTCAAATATCACAAGAG ATGTCCGCTGGCACGCAACTGCAGATGGCACCGCAGACGACAATAGTGCAGCAACAAGGTGGCCAGACAACAGTACATAACCAGGACTCGAACATGAGCACTGGATCGTCTCACAGTGACAAAGAGCTGGAGTCTGGTGGCGGAGGTGGAGGTGGTGGTGCGACAGTGGCGCCGGATAAGCTGCCCCGGACACCATCCGAGAGGAAGAGAAAGCGAAAAGCCGAATGTGATAATGGAAGTGGTCCAGGCGGAGGTGGTGGTGTCGGGGGTGGTGGGAATGGTGGAAATGGTGGTGTGACGAGTGGTCCGCCAGCGGTGACGAACAGCAAGGGTCCACGGATGACACTGCCATTGTCGGATAGTAAGAAAATCAACGACTACTTTCACAGTAAACATCCGAGTAGTAGTCCGCACAGGCAGCATACGGGAGCCAAAAGTCCATCACCGCAGCATGGGAGTTATCCTATGTTTCCACCTAGTCCGCAGCCGCCGCTAACGAGTCTGAGTGGTGGTGTCCAGGATATCTTTAAGATGCGCCAGGCACCCGCCTCCACCATTGTCCCGCCGTCGCCGTTGCAAAGTCTGCCGCAGTGTCCACCGCCAGCGCAACAGGCTCCCTGTCCCCCGCCCACAGTATCCAAGGCCACACAGACGGACTGGTCATCGCAGGATATTCAGGAGCGGGATACGGATTTGGAGACGAGCAAAATCAAAATAGATGAGCTAACAAGGCAGTCCGATGAGCACAAGTGTCAGATATCGGCACAGCTGAAGGTGATAGAGCAGCATAAGTCGCACATAAACAAGTGCATCGATGTGGTGAAGAAGTTGCTGAAGGAGAAGAGTAATATTGAGAAGAAGGAGGCACGTCAGAAATGCATGCAGAATCGCCTGAGGCTAGGGCAATTTGTGACGCAACGTGTTGGGGCGACGTTTCAGGAGAATTGGACGGATGGGTATGCGTTTCAGGAGTTGGCACGACGGCAGGAGGAAATTTCCACAGAACGCGAAGAGATTGACAGGCAAAAGAAGATGTTGACGAAGAAGAGACCATCGAATGCTGAAAGTGGGCGAAAAAGGAATAATTCATCGACGTCATCAGCCAGTAGCAGTGGTGTTAGTTCGGGAAATAGTTCAGGAAGTTCGACGGCATCATCGTCAACATTGCACAATGGTAGCGATGCTACATTTGTGAAACCGGAACCCGTTTCCGGTGGTTATACACTCCAGGAGTACTATGAATGTGATGAAATACTGAAATTGCGGCAGAATGCCCTCAAAAAGGAGGATGCCGATCTTCAACTTGAGATGGAAAAATTAGAACGTGAACGGAATCTGCACATTCGCGAATTAAAGCGAATTCACAACGAGGATCAG tCACGCTTCAACAATCATCCGGTGCTCAACGATCGGTATCTACTGTTAATGCTACTCGGAAAGGGTGGCTTCTCTGAGGTGCATAAAGCATTTGACCTTAAGGAGCAGCGCTATGTGGCTTGCAAAGTCCACCAACTGAACAAAGACTGGAAAGAAGACAAGAAGGCTAATTACATTAA GCATGCACTGCGAGAATACAATATTCACAAGGCGTTGGATCATCCGCGAGTTGTGAAATTGTACGATGTGTTCGAAATAGATGCCAACTCCTTTTGCACTGTACTAGAATACTGTGATGGTCACGATTTGGACTTCTATCTGAAGCAGCACAAGACGATACCGGAAAGAGAAGCGAGATCTATCATAATGCAG GTTGTTTCAGCGTTGAAGTACCTAAATGAAATCAAACCACCAGTCATCCATTATGACTTGAAGCCAGGAAATATCCTCCTGACGGAAGGGAATGTTTGTGGAGAGATTAAAATCACAGATTTTGGACTGTCTAAGGTTATGGATGAGGAAAACTACAATCCTGACCATGGCATGGATTTAACGTCACAGGGAGCAGGAACGTATTG GTACTTGCCTCCAGAGTGTTTTGTAGTTGGTAAAAATCCACCGAAAATATCATCCAAAGTCGATGTGTGGAGTGTTGGTGTGATATTCTATCAGTGTTTGTATGGCAAAAAGCCATTTGGGCACAATCAGTCTCAAGCGACCATTCTCGAGGAGAATACCATCCTGAAGGCGACTGAAGTTCAATTCTCGAACAAACCCACAGTTTCCAATGAGGCCAAG AGTTTCATCCGGGGTTGCCTGGCGTACAGAAAGGAGGATCGAATGGATGTATTTGCGCTGGCGAGGCATGAGTATCTTCAACCACCGGTGCCAAAACACGGCCGACAGGCAaatcagcagcagcagcagcaacagcaggcacagcagcagcagcaatcGGGATCGGGATCTCAGGCATCCCAGCAGCCTGGTCAGACGTCATTCTCCGTAGGCATGTTTGGCAATTTGAACCAATCTAGCTCATCTTAG